Sequence from the Burkholderia sp. GAS332 genome:
CCTGATCGCGAGCACAGAGCGCGTGAATGCGCGTCGAGGTAGACTTCAGTGCAAGCCAAACGGATGCCACGTAACGGTCCGCTGACGACGGTGAGGCTGGCATCCGTGCTGGATGGTTCGGTCCCACCGTTGCCGTGAGCATTGTTCAGGAGTAACCGACCATGACCCTGCCTAGCCAAGAAGACATCACGCGTCAAGCGATTGAAGGGTTCTATCGCGCCATCGAGCAGCGAGACGTCGCGTTGTTACGAACGGTCGTCACCCCCGATTGGGAATATATTCCGGAGCCTCCCGGGGCAGCGCCGGGACCCGACCAGATGATTGCAATATTCGCGAACATCGCCACAGCGCTGCCGGATATGAAAATCACCATTCTCGACGTGCTGACTCATGGAGACCGGGTGGGCGTTCGCGCGGAGATTAGTGGTACTCAAACCGGGGTGCTACTTGGCATTGCGGCAAGTTCCAAACACATCAGTTTCGCGATTCATTCTTTCCACCAGATGCGCGGAAGTTTGATTGAGAAGACGTGGCACCTCGAGGACTGGCTATCGGCGTTCCGACAAATTGGACAGTTACCCCCAACGCTTGAACGGCCTTGAATGACGCCCGGACGCAAAGGCGTGAGGGAAAACGTTCAGGCTAGTGATGCATGGCTGCAGCGACTAGAAGATGAAACGGCAGCACGAGGAGTGCCGTCCCGGCGACGCCGAGCACCCACAATCCAACAAACCATAGCAGGCCTCGGCCAAACGTCTTACGGGTATCGCGGCTTACGTCATGGCTGACTTGTGACATGGCATTCCTCACTATCTTTCGCCGATTGTTGGGTTCATTCTAGGCGATTGGATTGCCTGAATCTATCTAAAAGAAAACGAGCGAGGCGCGCCGAAGGATCAACCTTCAGCGCGCCTCGCTCCGCTTTAGATGCTTTGGCGTTCGGGATGTTTCATCCGCTCCAGACGCTTCAGAACCGGTGTTGAATCCCCGCCGTCACGCCCGTTTGCGTATCCGCCGCGCCGGTCAGATCACGCGACAGGCTGACCGCATTGTCATGCTTGGCCATCGCATAACCGCCCGCCATATACAGCACTGTCCGCTTCGACAGCGCGTACTGTGCGCGCAGCGAGAACAGCGTCGGATCGGCGTCGCTCGCGTCCTTGATGTCCTGATGGTAGACGGCGCCAAACAGCGAGAAGAACGGCGTCACGTCGTATTGACCGCCGAGCCAGTACATATCGCTGCGCAACGTCGGCGCGGCGGTGTGGAAGGTGCGCCGATAGTTGCGATACCCGGCCATCGCCTTCACCGTGCCGAAGTCGTAGCTCAAGCCTGCGTGAATGCCTTGAATGTAGTTGGTGGTATCCGCGGGCGTCACGCTGTCGTTGGCGCCGTTCTGCCGGTCGAACGTCGCGACGACGGCGAACGGACCGTTCTCGTAGCCCAGACCGACGTCGTACTTGGAGCTCGACTTCATGCTGCCCGGCACGTTGCCGAAACCGTACATGGCGCCGAGCTTGAAGCCGGAGAATGTGCCGTCATAGCGCACGGCGTTAGACGAACGCGAGAACAGACCGTCCTTGCGCCCCCCCGTCGCGGTGGATGACGTCGCCCACGAGTAGTTCGGCGCGTAACCCATCGGGTCGAACTGCAGCATGTAATCGTAGGTGGTCGTGAAATTGCGACCGAGCGTGATTTGCCCGAAGCGGTTTTTCAGGCCGATCGTGGCGCGGCGATCGAAGATCGCGCCGGTGCTGTCGTCGAACTGGCCGTTCGCGATGTTGATACCGCTCTCCAACTGGAAGATGGCCTTCAGTCCGCCGCCAAGGTCCTCGACACCACGCAGGCCCCAGCGCGACGTGTTCTTGCCGCCCGAGACGAGACGCGTGGCGCTGCCGTCCTTGCTCGCGTGATTCACGTATTCGATGCCTGCATCGACAATGCCGTACAAGGTCACGCTCGATTGCGCATGCGCCGTTGCTGCAAATCCGGCGAGGCCGGCGCACGTTATGCCAAGGGTTGCCTTTGTCATACTCCGCTTCATCAACAGTCTCCTGTAGTTGGTTTTTTTACTTCGGTGGGGGATACGGTGCTGCGCGGTCCATCGACGCGTGTCAGCTCGCCTGTGCGAAGGCCCAGCAGTCGTTGGCGGGAAATTCGATCCAGTGACGGCCGGCCGCGCGCGGCACGTGGCCGAAGGCACGCAGGCGCAGATCGCCGCAATGGAACAGGTATTCCCAGCGGTCGCCGAGGTACATCGACGTGATGAGCTCGGCCTGGAGGCGGTTGGCGCCCGGACCATCGGCGACCTGAACGCGCTCGAGGCGAATCACGGCCTGCGCGTTTTGCCCGGTGGTGAGCGCTTCGCGCGCCTGGGCTTGCAACTGCCAGCCGTCGCCGGCCAGCGTCACGCGTTCGCCGTCGACCGCGGCAACGCGCGCGTCGATCCGGTTATTGCTGCCCATGAATTCGGCGGTGTAAAGCGAGCGGGGCGCGCCATAGAGTTCGGCGGGCGTGCCTTCCTGTTCGATGCGGCCGTTGCGCAATAGCAGGATGCGGTCGGACATCGCCATCGCTTCGGTCTGGTCGTGCGTGACGCACAACGCGGACAGGCCCAGCGAAACGATCAGTTCGCGCAACCAGGCGCGCGCTTCCTCACGCAGCTTGGCGTCGAGATTCGACAGCGGTTCGTCGAGCAGAATCACGGGCGGGTTGTAGACCAGCGCCCGCGCGATCGCCACGCGCTGTTGCTGGCCGCCGGAAAGCTGATACGGGTAGCGCGCGGCGAGATGGCCGAGGCCGAGCTGGTCGAGCGCGGACTGTACGCGTTTCTTTTGCTCAGCGGCCGACACGCGCCGCAACTTCAATCCATAACCGACGTTGTCCGCCACGGTGCGATGCGGCCATAGCGCATACGACTGAAACACGAGGCCGAGCGAACGTTGCTCGACTGGCAGATCGACTTGGGCCGCGCCGTCGAAGAACACCTTGCCGTCGAGTTCGATACGGCCCGACGAAGGTTGCTCGAGTCCCGCGACGGCGCGCAGCAGCGTGGTCTTGCCGCTTCCCGATGCGCCCAGCAGGCACACCACTTCGCCGGGGTTCAGTTCGAACGACACGCCCTTAAGAATCGGGTTGTCGCCATAGCTGAGAAACAGGTTGTCGACCGAGAGCTTATCCATGCAATTTCACTCCGAAGCGCAGAGCGACGCCGAGTCCGACGCCGACCATCGCGATGTTGATGACAGAAAGCGCCGCGACCTGATCGACTGCGCCGGTCGCCCACAGCGACACCAGCAGCGCGCCAATCACTTCCGTGCCGGGCGAGAGGAGATAGACGGCGGTCGAGTATTCGCGCTCGAAGATCATGAAGATCAGAAGCCATGCCGCGAGCAGGCCGAAACGCACGAGCGGCAGCGTCACGTCGAGACTGACGCGTGCGCGGGTGGCGCCGACGCTGCGTCCTGCTTCTTCGAGTTCCGGCCCGACTTGCAGCAGCGCGCTTTGAATCAGGCGCATGCCGTACGCGAGCCACACGACCGTGTACGCGATCCAGATGCTCCACATGGAGTTCTTCAGTTCCTTCAGGCCCGGCACGAACAGAAAGATCCACAGGAACGCGAGACCGGCGAGCAGGCCGGGCACCGCGCGCGGCAGCAGCACGAGGTAGTCGAGCAGGCGCGTCGCCCAGTCGTTGCGGCGATGGCCGGCAAAGGCGACCAGCGAATAGAAACCCACGGCAAGTGCGCCACCGATCACGCCGATGCCGAGCGTGTTGAGAATCGCGCGGACCAGGTTGTCCTGTTCGAACAGTTCGGTGAAGTTGGCGAGCGTCAGCACTTCGGCCAGATTCACGCCTTCGCCCCAGTTGGTGACGAACGCGCGCAGCGTGATGCCGGAGAGCGGCACGAACACCGTCAGCAGCAGCCACAGCGCGACGATCGCCAGCGCAACCCAACGCCATGCGCCGAGCGGCAGCACGGTTTGACGTCCCGCTTTACCCTTGACCGTGACGAAGCGGTTTGCGCTCTTCAGCAAGCGCCGTTGTAGCAGCACGAGCGGGAACGTAATCGCGACGATGCACACGGCGACCGCGGCCATCAGGTGATACGAGGGCACGCCGAGCTTATTCGTGAGCTTGTACAGATACGTCGCCAGCACGAGGTGTCCTTCAGGGTCGCCAAGGACGAGCGGCAGGCCGAACACTTCGAAGCCGAGGAAGAACACCAGCACGCCGGCGAACAGCAACGCGGGCAGCGTCATCGGCAGGCTCACGTCGAGTGCGACACGGAACGGCCGCGCACCGGCGACGCGCGCCGCTTCTTCGACGTCCGAGCCGAGATTGCGCAGCGCCGCCGACGAATACAGGTACACGTGCGGCACATGCGTGAGTCCGACGATGATCGTGATCGCGAGAATCGAATACACGCTCCATGGCGCTTCGGCGGCGCCGAACAATGCTTTCCACCAGACCGAATAGAAGCCGACCGGTCCGGCCGCGACCACATAGCCGAAGGCGAGCACCATCGGCGAAACGAATACGGGGGTGAGCAGCAGCGGTTCGAGCCAACGGCGGCCGGGCAGGTCGGTGCGCACCATCAGGAACGCGAGAATGCCGCCGAGCGGGATCGAGATGAACAGCATCCCGCCCGCGATGATGAAAGAGTTCTTCAGCGCGGACCAGAAGTCGGGGTCGCTGAAAATGAATTCGAAACCGGCAAGACCGAGCGTGCGTTTGGCGTCGAAGAACGGCGCATTCAGCACGCTCTGGAACAGAATGAAACCGAGCGGCAGCGCCACCGCGACGCTCAGCACCGCGACGACGAGCCAGCGCAGCAGCCCCGCAAACGGCTGTAGCCCGCCGCGCGGCAGCGCGCCTATCGTGCCGCCGTCGGCCGCGCGGGGTGGTGCATCGCGGTGTCCGGTTGCGCTAGTGGAAAGCATGAGTGTCCCCCTGCAGCGTGAAAGCCGCATATCGACAGGTAGTGAAGGAAGGCGTGGCGTCCGCGCGTTTCAGCGCCGACGCCATCCAATCAGTCGAGGCTTAGCGCTTGATCGACTGTTGCCATTGCTTGAGGAATTCAAGCCGCTTGGACTGGTCGAGATAGACCAGCAGGCCGGCGCCGATCGGGATCGGCTTGAGTGAGTCGCCGAGCTGCTTCGTCAGACCGGCCATCGACGTTTCGCCGTCGACGTCAGCGCGAATCGAGAACAGGCTCGCCTGGTTCGCGAGCAAGGTTTGACCGCGTTGCGACAGCAGATAATCGACCCACAGCTTCGCGGCGTTCGGGCTTTGCGCTTTCTTCGAAATCGTCACGAGGCGGCTGACCACCAGGGTGTAGTCCTTCGGATAGACATAGCCGATCGACGGGTCTTTCTTCGCTTTGGTGAGCGCGTACGAACCGAGAATGTTGTAGCCGATCAGGTTTTCACCCGAAGAAATGCGCTCCATCATCGCGCCAGTACTCGATTGCAGCTTGGGACCAGTGGCGCCCATGGCTTTCACGAGGTCCCACGTCACTTGCGGATTGACGCGCACGTCTTGCGTCAGATAGTTGAAGCCGACGCCGGACTTTTCGATGTCGTACGTGGTGACTTTGCCCTTGAACTGATCCGGTTTGCTTTGCAGCAGCTTGATCAGATCGGCGCGGGTTTGCGGCACTTCGCCTGCGGGCAAGAGGCGCTTGTTGTAGACGATCGCAAGCGGCTCATACGTGGTGCCGTACGCCTGCTTCTGGTACTGCGCCCACTGCGGCAACTGCTTCGCTTCGGGCGATTCGTAGCTGGCCATCAGACCGTCGTTGACGAGTTTGATCTGCAAGTCCATCGCCGAGCTCCACAGCACGTCGGCGCTGGTGCTGCTGGCCGCGTTTTCGCTGATGTAGCGGTTGTACAGCTCGGTGCTGTTCATGTCGTTATATTCGATCTTGATGCCGTACAAGCTTTCAAAATCCTTGATGAGCGGACGTACGAGGGCGGTGTCCGTGACCGAGTACACGATCAGCTTGCCTTCCTTCTTTGCCCCGTCGACGGTGACCTGGTAGTCGCTGGGATAACCGGCAGGAAAGGCTGCCCATGCGGAGTTTGCGGCGAATGCAACGGCTGCGGCGAGATACTTCAAAGAGATGTGCACGTCTTCCTCCAGAAAACATTGTGTTTGTTTTGTGTAGGCGAATGTTAAGAGATGATAGCTTTCTGAATGCTTTCAGTTTTCGAAAGAAATGCGTCACAAGGGTCGAATTCGCCTCATGGATTTCCCTGGGATTCTGGTTATGCGCGTGCTGCTCGTCGAAGACAATCCAATCCTTTCCCGCTCGCTAACCGGTGCGTTGACCAGCGCGAAACTCACCGTCGATTGCATGCATGACGGCGAGTCCGCCGACCATGTCGCACGGGTGCATGGCGCGCTGATTGCGTTGAGCGATGCGCCCGGCGGCGGGCTCGTGGTTAGCGTGCAATGTCCGGCGTTAAAGGCCGCGTGACGATCGTGCCGTGGTAGCGCGTCAGTCGCGATCGAGATCGTTTTTCAGCATGTCGAGCCGGGTCTGGCCGTCGGTGGTGAAGTGCGTGCCGAAACGCACCAGCCCCTCCTGATGCAGATGGCAAACCATCGTAAAACTCAACAGCATGCCCGGGTCCGTTTCCCAGATGTCGATGTCGATCGCCCTCACGCGCGGCTCGTACTTGAGCACCGTCGCTTCGATCGCATGCCTGAGTTTGTGGGCGGACGAGGGCAGGTGGCGATAGATTTCCGATAGGTCGTCCAGACCATAATCGGGCAGGTGCGCAAGCCCGTTGCGTCGGCTGTTCAGGATGCGCTGGATGTTGTCCTGCACCGAGAGGAGGGTTTGCGTTGCGGCGTCGTAGCCATCGATCCGCGCCCCGTTCGCGAAATGTCCTGTCACCGCTTCAAACAGGCCGGGTCCGCCGCGTGTCATGCCGTCACCTCGGCAGGCGACTCGTCGAACTCGACACCGATGCCGTCTTTATCCGAGTACGCGAGGCGGATCTGGAACGGCGGCTTGCCCGGGCGCGTCGTCGCCTGCGTGTGCTGCGCAGCGATGCGTTCGAGCAGTTCGCGCGACAGCACCGGCAGGATCTGCTGGTCGAGCAGGCTATCGATGTTGCGCGCACCGGAGTCGGGCAGCAGGCAGGCGCGCACGAGTTCAGCGACCAGGGCGTCGTCGCAAGTGAGCGGCACGCCGAAACGCTTATCGATACGTTGGGCGACGTTGTCGAGTTTTATCCGCACGATTTTCGCCAGCGCATCGGCGGACAACTGCCGGTAGACGACCGTTTGGAAGCGGGCCAGCAACGCGGGCTGGAAGTGCTCGACAAGCAATGGGCGGATCGCTTCCATCAGCATGGCGGTGCTCACTTCGCCGCCAGCTTCGGCTACCGCTTCAGTGGCGGCCATGATCTGTTCGCTGCCGAGATTGGATGTCATCACAATGACGGTGTTGCGGAAGTCGATCACACGACCTTCGCCGTCGCGCATGAAGCCCCGGTCGAACACCTGGTAAAACAGGTTCAGCACGTCGCGGTGGGCCTTTTCAACCTCGTCGAGCAGGATCACGCTATAGGGGCGCTGACGTACCGCTTCAGTCAGCACGCCACCCTGGCCGTAGCCGACATAGCCCGGCGGCGACCCTTTCAGTTGCGATACCGTGTGCGCTTCCTGATACTCGGACAGGTTGATCGTGACGAGCGCGCGTTCCCCGCCGAACATCAGATCGGCCAGCGCACGGGCCGTCTCGGTCTTGCCGACCCCAGACGGACCCGCCAGCAAGAATACGCCGAGCGGGGCTTCGTCGGATTTCAGGCCGGCCTTCGACGCGCGCAGGCTTTGACTCACGGCTGCGAGCGCATCGTCCTGCCCAACCACGACCTGCCCGAGTCGCATTTCCAGATCGAGCAGGGCCGCCAGCTCATCCTCAAGCAGGCTGCCCACTGGCACGCCGGTCCAGTCGGCGATGACGCGTGCGATCGCGGCATCGTCGACTTCCGCCTGGATCAGGGCGTCGGTGCCATGTCTGGCAAGTTTGTCGTGTGCGGTCCTGATCTCGTGCTGAAGATCGCGGCGTTCCGATTCGTCCGTCGCCGCTTGCCAACGCTTGCGCAGCGCGACGAGAGCCGTAACGGCTTCTTTCTGGCTGGCATACGCCCCTTTCAGCGCATGAAGATCGCGCGCAAGCAGGATGAGGCGCGCATCGATGGCCGCCAGCCGCTCTCCAACATCGGCCGACGTCGCGCCCTGGTCCTCGAATAGCGCCGTGCGTTCGACGTCGAGCGCGGCCCGTTCTGCATGACAGGCGGACATCGCGACTGGCGTCGCGTCCGTGCTCATGCGGACACGGGCGGCCGCCGTGTCGAGGAGGTCGACGGCCTTGTCGGGCAACTGGCGTCCCGTCAGATAGCGGCGCGACAGACGCACGGCCGCCCCGATTGCGGCATCGGTGATGTGCACGCCGTGGTGTCGAGCGTAGCGGTCCTTCAGGCCACGCAGCATCAGACACGCGTTGTCGTCATCGGGCTCGTCGACCTTGACCATCTGGAAGCGGCGTTCGAGCGCGGCATCCCGTTCAAAGTACTGCTTGTATTCGGACCAGGTGGTCGCGGCGATCGTGCGCAACTCGCCGCGCGCAAGCGCGGGCTTGAGCAGATTCGCCGCGTCGGCGCCCCCCGCGGTATTGCCTGCGCCGATGAGCGTGTGCGCTTCGTCGATGAACAGCAGGATCGGTGTAGGTGACTGCTGGACGGCCTCGATCACGTTCTTCAGGCGCTGTTCGAATTCTCCTTTCACCCCGGCGCCGGCCTGCAGCAGACCAAGATCGAGCGTGAGGACGCTGACGTCGCGGATGACCGCGGGCACATCCCCTTCGGCAATCTTCAGCGCGAGACCTTCGACCAGCGCAGTCTTGCCGACACCGGGATCGCCAACGAGGATCGGATTGTTCTTGCGCCGGCGAGCGAGGATATCGACCATCTGCCGGATCTCGACATCACGGCCAAACACCGGGTCGATCTTGCCTTCGCGCGCTTGGTGGGTGATGTCGATGGTGAAGCGCTTAAGCGCTTCCGACGCCGGTTGCGCGAGTCCGTTTGCCCGGCTAGCCCTTGCGGACGGTTCGCGTTTCGGTTCACCTGGGGCAACGTGTTCGCCGGAGCGTGCAGTAGTGCGGTCCTGCGCATCGACCTCGACGCTTGGCGCTTCGACGGAAGTCCGGTTGAGCTCAGGCGCGAGGCGCTCGATCTGGGTGGCGGATACGGAGAGCAAAGCCCATGCCTCGGGCGCACGTAGCAGATGCGGCGCATCGGTGAGCGCGGCCAGCAGGTGCGCGGAACGGATCGAAGGCGATCCTTCTTCGAGCGAGGCGCGTATCCACGCGGCTTCGATCAGTTGCCCAAGCCGGTGGGACAGCCCGGGTTTTCCGCGCAGTTCATGCGGCAGCCGGTCGATCGCGCCAAGCAGGCCGTTCCAGATGCTGTCGACGTTGAGTTCATAACGGCGCACGATTGCAACCAGATCTCCATCACCCAGCTCAAGGAGTTTGATCAGCCAGTGCTCGATCTCGATGTCCCGGTGAGCCCGGGTTTCGCAGAGACTCGCCGCGTCGGCGAGGGCTTGCGCGCAGTGATCGTTGAGCCGGCGCAGGAAGGGGGAAAGGTCGCGGTTGGTCATGGCGGCAAGCGGCTGAAAAAAGCGCGGGTCCGCATGAGGCGGACCGGAAAAATGGCTGACGCCCGACTAATGAGGAATCGGAAGGGGGGATGCCAGCCTCGGCGTGACGCGCTCCTACGAGCGTTCGTTCCAGCTGTCGGCGTGGATGATGTTGCCATCCTTGTACGACCAGGTGATCTTCTCGTAGCGCAGTTCGACGTCTTCGAGGTGGTTGTGCTTCTCGAATGCCGGATTCTTGATGTCGAGCATCTTCGGGTTGACCGCCACGACCTTCACGTTGTCGAGCTTGGTGTTGAAGTATTCCTTCTCCTTGCCCGCGTCGTCGATCTTGTACCACTTGATTTCGATCGACTTGAGGGTCTGGCCGCTCGTCACCGCCTTGTACAGGTATGGCGTCGACGCGTCAGTTTCCTTTGTGAAGGTGATCGGCAGGTGCACGCGCGTGCCGGTGAGCTTGCCGGTATTGGAATCGGTCGGAATGCTCACGCCGTGATCGAGCGCGACGACTTCAACGCTGCCTTCGCGGCCCTGGACGGTAACCGAGCCCTTGATGTCAGCGCCGCCATCGTCCTTGATCCACATGTATGCGGGAATTGCCATTGCATTACTCCTTCTATGAGCAGGCCGGATGGCCTTGGTTGGTTGAACCGCTGTTATTGCTGTCGCTGCTGTTCAGGCTCACGTGACGTGTGTCCCTGCAGTCGGGAACCAGCGTGATCTCGACCCGCCGGTTCGCCGCGCGTCCTGCGTCAGTGTCGTTTGAGGTCTTGGGACGCGTGTCGCCATACCCCTGGATCGCGAATTGCGTCAGCGCAATCCCCGACGCGTCCGCGAGCCAGTTGCGCACGGATGCGGCGCGCGCCTCGGACAGTTTCAGATTGCTGGCTGGATTGCCAATGGAGTCGGTATGTCCGGCAATCAGCACACGCCTGTCGGCATGTACCTTGATCATGTCCAGTGCGCCGATGAGCGCGCGGTTCGAGCCGGGATTCAGGACTGCGCTACCCGAGCGGAACAACGACATGCTGTCCAGTTCGATCGTGGACGGCGACGCCGGCGGTGGTGGCGGCTGATAGCTGGCAATCAGATCGTTGGCGGGCGGCAGCAACGGGGCGCCCCGGTAGAAGCCCAATCCCAGCCGCGGCGGCACGCCGGAGCGGGCGTAGCGTTCGAGTTCGTCGCGATCGCGCTTGACCGCCTTCAGTGCGTCGATCCGGGCCGCGTCCTGGGTCGGTGCGATGGCTTTATAGCGGGCCATGTCGCCCACCACGCGCTCGACCAGCGCGCGATTTTGCCAGGCCGATGCGGCGGCCGCGGCGCAAAAGCATGCCGCGAGCCACACGAATGCATGCGCGAGAGCACGTGGCAACGCGCGCCGTACCGGCTGAGGTGGGATCCCGCGAATCAGCGGGTCCGGTAGCGGGCAGTGAAGTCGGTTTGGCGCCTGTGATGCATTGGGCGTTGCTGCGCTATAGGCACTCGGGAGAGGCAGTTCGGTGATACGTGCGACAAACTGGCCATACAACGAGTCCACGGCAGGACGGCCCTCGATCGCCGTTACGCCAAACGCCACAGCCAGGAGCGGCGGGGCACCACGTTGAGTATCGACGAGCGCAGGCAGCACCGCTTCAGTTGCCCAGCGCGTGAATGCGTCGAGTCGGGCCGCACGATGAGCTCGCGATCGGCGCTCGTCCGCAATCTCCGGGCTGGACACGCGTGTGTACCGCGCGAGTCGCGCTGCAATGAGGGCTGGCAGATCGCCTGGCTGCAACAGGTCCGCTCCAGACACACCGAACCACGGGCATTCGTCAGGGGTTCCATCGATTTCCCGCGCATACAGCGCGACGCACACGGGTAACGGATAGCCGACTGCGCGGCTCGCCTCGCCGATCGCCGAACGCCAGCGCTTCAATCCTGCCTGCAGTGTCGCGGAGCCCGTGGTCTGATCGGCGGCGAGCAGATACGCGACGGCGTCGGGCCCCTGGCCGTCGCGCCAGCGCTTCAGCGCATCGGCCAGATGCATGAGCCGGTCGGGGTCGTTGTTGCGTACCCAGATGGCGGAGTCGGTGGCGCGGACGAGGTCAGAGCCGAACGAGTCCGCAAGCGCGCTGTCTTGATCGCCGACGGCGAGCACCAGCGGCGTATTGCGTTTGAGGTCGGCGGGAAGCGAACTGAGGGCCGCGTCGATTGCCCTCAATACATGATGCGAGGCTTCACGTCGGGCCCGGCCCCGCTTTGTCGCGATCACGACCGCGATGAGCGCGAGAAAGACCACCAGCACCGCGAAGATCGCGTTCCACCCCGTCGACCAGGGCGAAGACAGCACAAGCCAGATTAGCGCCAGGATCGCGATCCAGACGAAAAGCGTGCGATAGGGATAACCAGTCAAGCGCGGCCCCGTCAATGTGCAATCTCGGCGATCGAGGCAGTGAGCCACTGATCGAACGCCAGGTACACCACGCCCGCTACGACGCAGGAGACGACGACCCAGGCGAGCGGCGACAGGCGGGCGTTCCAGTGGCGCGCGGGCCCCCGTTTGACCACTACCGGGCCCGACGTATCCTGATCGCGGCCGAGGCGCTCGCTGATCGCTC
This genomic interval carries:
- a CDS encoding SnoaL-like polyketide cyclase → MTLPSQEDITRQAIEGFYRAIEQRDVALLRTVVTPDWEYIPEPPGAAPGPDQMIAIFANIATALPDMKITILDVLTHGDRVGVRAEISGTQTGVLLGIAASSKHISFAIHSFHQMRGSLIEKTWHLEDWLSAFRQIGQLPPTLERP
- a CDS encoding Outer membrane protein (porin), with amino-acid sequence MKRSMTKATLGITCAGLAGFAATAHAQSSVTLYGIVDAGIEYVNHASKDGSATRLVSGGKNTSRWGLRGVEDLGGGLKAIFQLESGINIANGQFDDSTGAIFDRRATIGLKNRFGQITLGRNFTTTYDYMLQFDPMGYAPNYSWATSSTATGGRKDGLFSRSSNAVRYDGTFSGFKLGAMYGFGNVPGSMKSSSKYDVGLGYENGPFAVVATFDRQNGANDSVTPADTTNYIQGIHAGLSYDFGTVKAMAGYRNYRRTFHTAAPTLRSDMYWLGGQYDVTPFFSLFGAVYHQDIKDASDADPTLFSLRAQYALSKRTVLYMAGGYAMAKHDNAVSLSRDLTGAADTQTGVTAGIQHRF
- a CDS encoding iron(III) transport system ATP-binding protein, which translates into the protein MDKLSVDNLFLSYGDNPILKGVSFELNPGEVVCLLGASGSGKTTLLRAVAGLEQPSSGRIELDGKVFFDGAAQVDLPVEQRSLGLVFQSYALWPHRTVADNVGYGLKLRRVSAAEQKKRVQSALDQLGLGHLAARYPYQLSGGQQQRVAIARALVYNPPVILLDEPLSNLDAKLREEARAWLRELIVSLGLSALCVTHDQTEAMAMSDRILLLRNGRIEQEGTPAELYGAPRSLYTAEFMGSNNRIDARVAAVDGERVTLAGDGWQLQAQAREALTTGQNAQAVIRLERVQVADGPGANRLQAELITSMYLGDRWEYLFHCGDLRLRAFGHVPRAAGRHWIEFPANDCWAFAQAS
- a CDS encoding iron(III) transport system permease protein, with the protein product MLSTSATGHRDAPPRAADGGTIGALPRGGLQPFAGLLRWLVVAVLSVAVALPLGFILFQSVLNAPFFDAKRTLGLAGFEFIFSDPDFWSALKNSFIIAGGMLFISIPLGGILAFLMVRTDLPGRRWLEPLLLTPVFVSPMVLAFGYVVAAGPVGFYSVWWKALFGAAEAPWSVYSILAITIIVGLTHVPHVYLYSSAALRNLGSDVEEAARVAGARPFRVALDVSLPMTLPALLFAGVLVFFLGFEVFGLPLVLGDPEGHLVLATYLYKLTNKLGVPSYHLMAAVAVCIVAITFPLVLLQRRLLKSANRFVTVKGKAGRQTVLPLGAWRWVALAIVALWLLLTVFVPLSGITLRAFVTNWGEGVNLAEVLTLANFTELFEQDNLVRAILNTLGIGVIGGALAVGFYSLVAFAGHRRNDWATRLLDYLVLLPRAVPGLLAGLAFLWIFLFVPGLKELKNSMWSIWIAYTVVWLAYGMRLIQSALLQVGPELEEAGRSVGATRARVSLDVTLPLVRFGLLAAWLLIFMIFEREYSTAVYLLSPGTEVIGALLVSLWATGAVDQVAALSVINIAMVGVGLGVALRFGVKLHG
- a CDS encoding iron(III) transport system substrate-binding protein yields the protein MHISLKYLAAAVAFAANSAWAAFPAGYPSDYQVTVDGAKKEGKLIVYSVTDTALVRPLIKDFESLYGIKIEYNDMNSTELYNRYISENAASSTSADVLWSSAMDLQIKLVNDGLMASYESPEAKQLPQWAQYQKQAYGTTYEPLAIVYNKRLLPAGEVPQTRADLIKLLQSKPDQFKGKVTTYDIEKSGVGFNYLTQDVRVNPQVTWDLVKAMGATGPKLQSSTGAMMERISSGENLIGYNILGSYALTKAKKDPSIGYVYPKDYTLVVSRLVTISKKAQSPNAAKLWVDYLLSQRGQTLLANQASLFSIRADVDGETSMAGLTKQLGDSLKPIPIGAGLLVYLDQSKRLEFLKQWQQSIKR
- a CDS encoding type VI secretion system protein codes for the protein MTRGGPGLFEAVTGHFANGARIDGYDAATQTLLSVQDNIQRILNSRRNGLAHLPDYGLDDLSEIYRHLPSSAHKLRHAIEATVLKYEPRVRAIDIDIWETDPGMLLSFTMVCHLHQEGLVRFGTHFTTDGQTRLDMLKNDLDRD
- a CDS encoding type VI secretion system protein VasG, which encodes MTNRDLSPFLRRLNDHCAQALADAASLCETRAHRDIEIEHWLIKLLELGDGDLVAIVRRYELNVDSIWNGLLGAIDRLPHELRGKPGLSHRLGQLIEAAWIRASLEEGSPSIRSAHLLAALTDAPHLLRAPEAWALLSVSATQIERLAPELNRTSVEAPSVEVDAQDRTTARSGEHVAPGEPKREPSARASRANGLAQPASEALKRFTIDITHQAREGKIDPVFGRDVEIRQMVDILARRRKNNPILVGDPGVGKTALVEGLALKIAEGDVPAVIRDVSVLTLDLGLLQAGAGVKGEFEQRLKNVIEAVQQSPTPILLFIDEAHTLIGAGNTAGGADAANLLKPALARGELRTIAATTWSEYKQYFERDAALERRFQMVKVDEPDDDNACLMLRGLKDRYARHHGVHITDAAIGAAVRLSRRYLTGRQLPDKAVDLLDTAAARVRMSTDATPVAMSACHAERAALDVERTALFEDQGATSADVGERLAAIDARLILLARDLHALKGAYASQKEAVTALVALRKRWQAATDESERRDLQHEIRTAHDKLARHGTDALIQAEVDDAAIARVIADWTGVPVGSLLEDELAALLDLEMRLGQVVVGQDDALAAVSQSLRASKAGLKSDEAPLGVFLLAGPSGVGKTETARALADLMFGGERALVTINLSEYQEAHTVSQLKGSPPGYVGYGQGGVLTEAVRQRPYSVILLDEVEKAHRDVLNLFYQVFDRGFMRDGEGRVIDFRNTVIVMTSNLGSEQIMAATEAVAEAGGEVSTAMLMEAIRPLLVEHFQPALLARFQTVVYRQLSADALAKIVRIKLDNVAQRIDKRFGVPLTCDDALVAELVRACLLPDSGARNIDSLLDQQILPVLSRELLERIAAQHTQATTRPGKPPFQIRLAYSDKDGIGVEFDESPAEVTA
- a CDS encoding type VI secretion system secreted protein Hcp, with protein sequence MAIPAYMWIKDDGGADIKGSVTVQGREGSVEVVALDHGVSIPTDSNTGKLTGTRVHLPITFTKETDASTPYLYKAVTSGQTLKSIEIKWYKIDDAGKEKEYFNTKLDNVKVVAVNPKMLDIKNPAFEKHNHLEDVELRYEKITWSYKDGNIIHADSWNERS